In Deltaproteobacteria bacterium, the following are encoded in one genomic region:
- the tuf gene encoding elongation factor Tu (EF-Tu; promotes GTP-dependent binding of aminoacyl-tRNA to the A-site of ribosomes during protein biosynthesis; when the tRNA anticodon matches the mRNA codon, GTP hydrolysis results; the inactive EF-Tu-GDP leaves the ribosome and release of GDP is promoted by elongation factor Ts; many prokaryotes have two copies of the gene encoding EF-Tu) — protein sequence MAKEKFERTKPHVNVGTIGHIDHGKTTLTAAITKHSGLKGM from the coding sequence AAGGAAAAGTTTGAGCGTACCAAGCCGCACGTGAATGTTGGGACGATAGGCCACATTGACCATGGCAAGACGACGCTGACGGCGGCGATCACGAAGCATTCCGGTTTGAAGGGCATG